The following is a genomic window from Adhaeribacter radiodurans.
CGGCTCTTCAATCGAATAAGCCTTACACATGTCCGACTTTTCAATCATTCGTAAATGAATATTTAAACTTTTCTTAACCGATACGATGAAGTAGAAGTGCCACTTATAGTTAAGCAAATAGGAGGTAAATAAGAACTTTTTTAATGAAACTAGGCGTTGATTTAGCAGATACCCACGTTACATAGGGCAGTTGACGCATTATTTTTTAGCTCAAGTCCGTTTATGTAAGCTGGATAGAGTATATTTACGTCCGATTTTTTCTAGCAGGAAAAATTGTTTCTTATTGTTGATTTTGTTTGGATAGAATGGCTGAAAAGCAACAAAGATCTATATATCAAAAGATTGTCAATTTTCTTTGGCGGGGTTTTCTGGTAGGGTTGGTGTTCCTGGTTATTTATGTAGTATTTGTTTCAGTAAATTTTCTGTATTTATTCGGCTCCTCGCCTGGTCTCGAAAACCTGGAAAATCCCAGCAGCGAAATTGCGTCAGAACTATATACCGCCGATGGCTTATTAATTGGTAAGTATTTTACTGAAAACCGTAGCCCGGTATCCTACGGTAAAATCTCACCTATACTCATTAAAACGCTGGTTGCCACCGAAGATGTACGGTTTTACCAACATTCCGGCATCGACGCACGAGCGCTTGGATCTGTTTTTTATTTTACATTGCGTGGGGAAAAACGGGGTGGTAGTACCATTACGCAACAGTTGGCTAAAAATCTGTATAAAACCCGTACCGACGATTCGCGGGGCGCCCTGGGGCATATCCCGGTATTAAATACGCTTATTAGTAAAACCAAGGAGTGGACTTTGGCGGTGCAGCTCGAGCGCAATTATACCAAAGAAGAAATTTTAACCATGTACCTGAATACAGTAGACTTTGGTTCGAATTCTTACGGAATAAAAGTAGCTTCCAAAACATTTTTTAGTACGTCGCCGGATAGTTTAAAGCCCGAAGAGGCGGCCATGATGGTAGGTTTAGTAAATGCACCCTCGCGGTACAGTCCTAAATTTAACCCGAAAAATGCGCTGGCAAAACGAAATTTCGTGATTGATAAAATGGCGAAATACCGCATTGTAACCAAAGCAGCAGCCGATTCTTTAAAAGCTTTACCTATTACCTTAAAATACAAAATAGAAAAACATTACGAAGGACCCGCTACTTATTTTAGAGGCGCCGTAAACGATTTTGTAAAAAAATGGTGCGAAGAAGAAAATAAAAAAGCCGGTTACGAAAAATACGATATTTATACCAGCGGTTTAAAAATTTACACCACCATTGACTCGCGCATGCAGGCTTTAGCGGAGCAAGCGGTAGAAGAAAAAATGCGTGATTTGCAAAAGAAATTTAACCGCCACTGGAAAGGCAAAAATCCTTGGGTAGATGAGAAAGATAATGAAATACCCAATTTTATCGAGACCATTGCGCAACGAACGGAATATTACCACAAGTTAAAACGGCTTTACGGCAAAGATCAGGCAAAAATTAATGAATTGATGAATTCGCCCCGTAAAATGACGGTTTTTACCTGGCAAGGCGAAAAAGATACTACCTTAAGCCCTCTTGATTCTTTACGTTATTATAAGCGTTACCTGCACGCTGGCATGATGACCATGGACCCATTTACCGGACAAATAAAAACCTGGGTAGGAGGAATTAATTTTAAATATTTCAAATACGATCACGTGCGTCAGGCCAAGCGACAGGCGGGTTCTACTTTTAAACCTTTCGTTTACTTAACAGCCCTGGACAACGGTTACACTCCCTGCGACCGCATCCGCGACGAGCGAATTACCATAAAATACGTTGAAAACGGCAAGCCTATGGAGTGGCAGCCCAACAATGTAACCCGATCTTATACCGGTATTAACATGACTTTACGTCAAGCTATGGCCCGCTCCGTAAATTCAGTAACGGCCCAGTTAACAGAGCAGGTAGGTTGGGATAGAGTAGCGCAATACGCACATCGCTTAGGTATTACTACGCCCTTACAATCTGTTCCTTCTATTGGTTTAGGCTCGGGTGGCGATGTATCGGTGTACGACATGGTAAGTGCGTATGCTACCTTCGTGAACAACGGTTTCCGGAGCGACCCTATGTTTGTTACCCGCATCGAAGACCGGAACGGCAACGTAATTCACCAGTTCAGCCCGAAACAAAAAAAGGTAATCAGCGAAGAAACTGCCTTTTTAATGGTGCACATGCTTAAAGGGGGCATGGAAGAACCCGGTGGTACATCGCAGGCTTTATGGGAATACGACCTCTGGAAAAACGGCAACGAAATTGGTGGCAAAACAGGTACTACTTCTAATTATTCCGATGGCTGGTACATGGGCATTACCAAAGATTTAGTTTCGGGAGTATGGGTAGGTGGCGAAGATCGCAGCATCCATTTCCGGACTTCAGCTACCGGCGAAGGCTCTAAAACAGCGCTGCCCATCTTTGGGTTGTTTATGGAAAAGCTCTACAAAGAAAAAGAACTAGGCTATAAAATGGGTCGATTCCCGAAACCAACGGTAAAAATCCGAAAAAATTATTATTGCCCTACTCCGCGTTACTCCGCTCCCAAAACCGATTCTGTTTCTACGGATCAATTATTAGAAAAACTCAACGATAGTTTACCGGATGATATTTAGCTAAGAATAGGTAAATAAGGATAAGTGGTATTAAAGGCCTGAATCAATATGATATTTTGGGCGTTTAGTACCACTTATCTTTATGGCTTTTCTCTTTTTTGTAAGGTAACTACCGTAAACCTGATCCATATTCCTTATTAAGAGTTAAATAGTTATCAGCCCAATTCATCTAAGACAAAACATTTATAATTTTTTATTATATAAATCTTAATTTGAAATAATTGCAAGAATTGGTTGAAAATAGCTTCGAAAATTATTAATTTAATAAAAAAATAATAGTATTTAAGTGCCATATTTTGGCAGAAAAAACGTTATACAAGGGTAGAATGATATAATTGGTTGTAACAGAATTATGCTATGTTTAAGATAAATAAACTATTTTTTTACTTTTTAATATTACTCAGTTTTTACTTTATTAATGGTTCCGTTAGGGCCCAGCGCGTAGATATTCAGGAATGGCCGAAAGGGCGGGTAGTTTTAACTTCCGGCGATACGTTAAGTGGCCCATTAACCTACCATCGTACCGAAGATATTGTGCGGGTTACCTTAAAAGATGGTTCTATTCAGGCCTATGCGCCGGTAAATGTAGTTAGCTTTACTGTTTCAGATGGTCGTTTTTCGCAAACGTTTAAACCCTACATGTGGAACCGGGGTAATGATTACAGCGATTACAAAGCGCCGGCATTTTTTGAACAATTAAACGAAGGCAAATACAGCCTGGTGAAACGTGAAACCATTGTGCGTCGCAACATGAATACGGGGCCCATGTACGCCGGTTATGGACGTTATTACGACCCTTATGGCTATGGCAATTACTCCCGCTACGTAGAACAAGTGCAAGATTTATTTTACTTACATACCCCTGATAACAATATAATTGCTTTACGCCGACCAAAACGCGACCTGGAAGATATTTTCGGAAAGAAAAATAAAGAAATGAAAGCCTTTATTTCGGCTAATAAATTAGATTATGATAATGCCCGCGACTTGGTGGTAATCGTTAGCCACTTTAATCAAATAAGTCAGTAGTAATTTAATTCACCCGTAAAACAAAACAGCCGCTTCGAAAGAGCGGCTGTTTTGTTTTACATATTTCCCTTATCCCCTGAATTTGCCGGAGCTGTGCTATAACCGAACACTAAACCGGACAGTTACGTCCGGAAACGTACAACTTTTTAACTAAAATTCTTCAAAAACAGCTATTGAAAGCCCTTATTTAGTCTTTTATAGTTTTGGCACAACCGTTGCAAAACCTCTAAACGAGATCAATTATTAAAATACCTGATTTTCAAAATAAAAAACGCAAACTAAAGAAATAAAACTATGAAAAAGCTTCTTCTTTCTTTCGTGCTGATTGCTCAATTAGGTTTTGCAATGGCCGACAATAAAACTCCCTTAATGGTGGTGCAAGTTCGGAACAACAATGTAAAAATGTTTCAGCAAGCCGGCACTTCCACCCCCGTTATTGAAACTGTTACTACTGCCGACCGGGTAGAACTCATTCGTAAATGGAACACGCATTGGGCTTTGGTAAAAGTGAATGACAAAGTAGGTTATGTATTATTTTCGGAATTAACTAACCTGAAAGCACAACCCCAATCAAAAGCTCTTGCTACTCGCTAAGGTTCTAATTTAGCCGGAAGGCAAAAACAAAAGGTGAACCCGTAAGTTCACCTTTTGTTTTTTATGGGTATACCTAATTTATTTAGAATAAAGTTGAAGCTATTAAATATTACAAAGCAATAGCTTTATTTATTAGTAGATCTTTAAGGTATACTTTCCCTTAATTTAATTCTTTACATCTTGCTGTTTTTGCCGGCAAACTTCTGGTATTCGGCGTTAATCTGGTCGTCGGTAAGGGTACTACCGGAGTGAACAATCAAGCGGTGGCGGAATGTAATTGATTTACCAGCCGGCAGTTTGTAATTTAGTTCTTCTTTACCGTCGCTCAATGCTTTTTGACCCAGAGGATTTGCGGCGAATAAACCGTAACCACGAGCGTGCCAATAAGTAGGGAAGCCCACATTCTGCGGATTATCGAGCATTACTACGGATACGGGTTCCTGATTGATTTTTCCTGTTAAGTTTACCCATTTACCCCGCGTACCCCATACGGCATCGCCTTCTTTACCTTCAGAACTGCGGTATTTACCCGTTACGCCTTCGTTATTTAACTTTGCTACTGGAGTAGCTTTGCCACTTGCATCAGTAAAAACTTCTGGTTTATCTGACGGATGTTCTAATTCACGAGCCAACCGGAGGCCAATTACTCCTTCTTTGTTATCTTTAAAAGAAACGTCTTCCTGTAAAGCCGTAAGGGTGGTAATCCGGTCGATGTAGCGGTCGTTTCCTTTGCCACTGAATACAAAACGAGTATCCTCACGCAATAAGTTAGTACCATCGGGTTTCTGCCAGTCCATGGTTACGGCAAGTTCGGCCTGGTTTTCCCCGTTTGTCATTTTGGTTACTTTCCGGTGCTTAATGGTACCGTAACTATTTTTCTTATCGGCTTCAATGGCAGTAGAATTATTCCAAAAATCAAGACCATTTACATCGCCGTAGTTAAACCACAAGCCTACGTGGTGCGGATGGTCGACGCGCTCACCTGGACGCGGGTCATAAGGCCAGCCCCGGGTAATGAGTGTTCCTTTAGCGGTGCGTATGGGGTACAAAACCGGCTTCATTAAGTCATCCGGGTAAAAATAAGACGTAAATGGTTGTCCATTTACTAAAACATCTACCCGCTTACTTTTTTCATCGGCTACTAAAGTAAATTTTTGAGCTTTAGATTTCGGCGGATTCTGAGGTTTTAAAATAAAACTAACGCTAACAAGTAAAATGGTAAAGAGCCCGATTGGCAGCAAGGGGAAATATTTTTTTTGCTTCATAATTAGCATACTAGCAGATACAAGGTATTTCAAAACAAAGTATTTTTTTAAGAAAAAGGGATGATAAACTTTCGTATTACCACCCCTTCCCATAATAAGCATCAACAAGAGTTTTATAGCTAATAAATCTTTTAGCTAACGGTTAAATCTTGTTTGGCATCGTCGAAAGTAATTTTTTTACCGGTAGTTAAAGCCGCATAGGTCATTTGGTTGGCTACAGAGTGATTGTAACCGGCCCGCACCGAAGCATTCGGAGTTTTACGGCTGCGTACGCATTCCATCCAATTGCGCATGTGCAAGGAGGTCATTGGGTCGCCACCGGTATTAGCGGCAGTTTCCATTTTAGCGGCATTCGGTAAAGTAAATTCCTGTAAAAGGTTGGCTTTCATACCCATTTCGTCGGCCATTTTCTGCGTTAAACCGCCCTCTGAAGTAATCTTGTTCGTATCCAGGTTCATCATACCGCCATTAGAGTAGTACAATTCTTTCGTACCGCCTGCCCCATTATGGAACCGCGACGAGAATACTACCTGGAAGCCTTTGCTCATATCGTCTTTCGGACCATAATCAAACACAGCAGTCATGGTATCGGCATTTTTGCGGCCATCTTTCCACATGTAAATACCGCCGTTAGCCGATACGCTGCGTGGGTGTTCTAAACCGGTAAACCAATGTACGGTATCAATCTGGTGCGACATCCATTGGCCCGGAATACCAGTTGAATACGGGTAAAATAAACGGAATTCCAAATACTTTCGTGGATCCCAGGCTTCTTTCGGACGGTTCATCAGGAAACGATCCCAATCAGTATCTTCTTTGCGGATTTCTTTGGTAAGCGGTACCCGCCAGCGGCCGGGCTGGTTTACGTTCCAGCACATTTCTACCATGGTAATATCACCAAATTTACCGGACCGGATAAATTCATTAGCGGCAATGTAATTAGGTGCGCTACGGCGTTGCGAACCAATCTGCACAATTCTGTCCGATTCTTCTACGGCTTTTAAAATAGCCCGGGCATCTTCCATACTCTCGGCCATCGGCTTTTCAATGTAGGCATCGCGACCGGCTTTAACGGCCTCCACTCCCATTAAAGCATGCTGAAAATCGGCGGTAGAAATAATAACAGCATCAATATTTTTATTAGCGTATAGCTCATCGTTGTTGCGGTATTTTTTAATTTTCATACCGGCTTTTTCTTTAATATACGCTTCGGCTTCATCGCGGCGGCGGTTCCAGATATCAGAAACAGCTACAAAATCAAAATTTAATTCTTTATGGTGGTCCAGGAAAGAAGGAACCAGGGAGCTTTTAAACCGGTTCGAGAAACCCACAATGCCCACATTTACGCGGTCGTTAGCGCCCATAATGCGGCCGTAACTTTTGGCACTGATGCCCATAGCTGCTACACTTAGGGTGCCTAAAGCAGCTTTTTTAATAAATTCTCGCCGGGAGTTTTCGTTATGATTTTCCATTATTAATTAAAGTTTGATAGCACTATTTAATTATATCTGCTAATTAAAGCGTTCTGATTTTAATATTGCGGTAATACACCGTGTTACCGTGGTCCTGCAATAAAATACGCCCTTGGGCAGCTTCCCCAAAATTAGGATAGTCTTTGTATTTACTTTGCGCTACCAAGGCCCGGTACTCCGGACTGGCCCGGGTGTATTCTACTACTTTGGTGCCGTTGAGCCAGTGTTCTACGAGGTTGTTCTTCGACACAATGCGTACCTGGTTCCATTCGCCAATGGGTTTGGCCTTTTTGTTTTTGGCCGGAATTAAATCGTACAATGAACCAATAGTACGATTTCCGTTTTTACCCATTTTAGCGTCGGGGTGGCGGACATCATCTAAAATCTGATACTCCAGGCCAATAGCTGAGCCCGGATGCGCAGGTTCTTTTTCAGTGACAAAATATTTAACCCCGCTGTTAGCACCTTCGGTTAGTTTAGCTTCAAGGGTTAGTTCAAAATTGCCGTATTGCTGATTTGTTACAATATCACCGCCATTCCGCGATTCAGCGCCATCGGACTGTAAAACGGTTAATTCGCCGTTTTCAATCTGCCACCCTTGCGTCGGGAATGCCTCTTTATGCGCTCCACGCCAACCGTTCGTCGTTTTACCATCAAAGAGCAATTGCCAGCCTTGTTTTTTTTCAGTGGCCGTTAAGGTATTAACCGGCTGATTTTTCGCCACACTTTTACTTGCGCTTTCTTGGGCCAAGCCAGTACCCCAAAAGCTGAGAACAACAAAACCAGTAAGAATACATTTTTCTATTTTTTTCATTATTAATTATTCTATTATACTTAAGCAAATGAAAATCAGATGTTAAACTTTAGCTGATTTTTCAAGTAATTGCGCGTTATCTGGCCACTTTCCAGGGGAGTGCGGTTTTTCTCGGGCACAGCATCCAATTCAATAATGGCGTAACCTTTAAAATTTACTTCTTTTAAAGCGGCAAAAATGCCCGGAAAGTTTACCCGTCCCTGGCCTAATTCCACGAACTGATAAGGTTTGCTGGGGTCAATAGCATTTTTATCGCGTACGTCTTTAATGTGCAAAGCTTTCAGCCGATTTTTGTATTGCCGAATGGCTTTGGCCGGATCGCCGCCTCCTTGCTGGTAATGCGCTACATCTAGCAGCAAACTCACGTATTTAGGGTCAGTATTTTTCAGAATTACGTCTACTTCTTCCGGCGTTTCGCCGAGTTGATGCATGTGGTTGTGGTAAGTAGTTTCGATGCCTAGCGGTTGCGTACGTTTGCCTACTTCGGTTAGCATCTTACCATATTTTACTAAATCTTCTTCGGTAGGAGCCCCGTTTTTTGGCCGCGATGAATTAGTTACCTGAATGTATTTACCGCCCAGGGCTTTCACGAATTTAGCGTGGGTTACGTGCTTGCTGATTTCGGCTTCGTCGTTGCCGGTATTTATATTAGCGTTACCGCTCGAAAACATGGCTAGCTCTAGTTTCGCCTCGTCTAATAGCTTTTTAAGTTCAGCGGGTTTCTGGCCGTATTCCGGATAGGTATTGGCCCGTAACTGAATACCGGTAAAACCTAATTGGGAGATTTCTTTAATGGCTTGTACATCGTTGCCGCCCCAGGTAATAGCCGAGTAACCAAACTTAATTCCGGAAGCCGCTAAAGCCGCTGCGAAAGTTTGAGGTGAGTTAACAATAATGGGAACGGCAACAGTTGCAAAACCAAGATGGCTTATAAATTGACGACGGGTTACTTTTACTGACATGGTATTTAGTTGAACACTTTTAATAATTTATCTAAGAAAAGATTTTAGATAAACTCATAAAAACACAGCCCAATAAGCTTAAAAAATAAAAATTGGGCACTTACGCTTTTTAAACTTATATTATTTTACCTTCCTATCATAGTAAAAAAGTAAGATTTTTTCCGGTAACGTTTCCGTTAATGTTATCGGAATACTAAAACAGAGCCTTTTTTTAAGCAACAGCTCTGTTTTAGTAAAGAAGAGTATTAGATTAATAACCAGGATTTTGCGGGAAAGAAGCCGCTCCTCCTTCAGTCCGGTCAATTTGGTCGTTTGGAATTGGGCGCAGTACATGGAACGGTTGAATATTGGGAGCACCATCCGGATTATATTTTTTAACCCGATCTATTAAGGTACCGGTTCTTACTAAATCAAACCAACGATCCATTTCTCCTAATAACTCGCGGGCCCGCTCATCTAAAATAAAATCTATGTTGAGTTGGTCAGCTGTTATTTCCATGGCTGTTTCTTTACCGGGCAAAGCTGCCCGGCGCCGCACTGCGTTTATATATTGTACCGCTTCTTCAATATTTCCAACTTTATACAAAGCTTCGGCGGCAATAAGATACGTTTCTGCTAAACGGGCCACCATAAAATCGCGGGAACCGGGTTCATGCTGTATGGAAGGCCGAAGGGGATCTAAAAATTTACTTAATGAAGGAAAATAACGGTAATTACCCGGAGCTAATACGGCCGTCCGATCAATAATTTCATAATTTTTAGTTGCTTTTACTTCTGCGGGAACATCATAAGGTGCTACCCAAATAGCTGTATCGCCCAGTTTCATACCAGGAGCTAGAGTAGCCGGATTATTGGCGTAAAACACTTGCTTAAAGGAGCCGTCGTAGCGCGAATCTTTGGTGCGATCGAATAAGTCGAGCGTATACAAAGTAGGCTTAAATCGCTTAAACGGACGACCATTGGCGATATCGCGCATTGTTCCTTTATGGCCGGCATCGTATTCCATTAAAAAGTAAAGGTGCCCACTATTACCCGTACTATTTGTTATTAAATCCTGGGTATATTGCACCGACCATACCACTTCGGAGTGCTGCTGGTTGCCCTGATCAAACACCGAAGCAAACCTGGGCAATAAAGCAAAATCATAGTTAGAAATTACTCCTTTGGCCAGATCTGCTGCCCGTTGGTTATCGTCTGGTTTAGCGGCCTCCGGAATACTTGCCCGGGTTAAAAGCACTTTAGCTAATAAGTGTTCCGCAGCGGGTTTAGTAGCCCGCCCGTAATCGTTTTGTTTTGCTGGTAATACGGCAATGGCACTTTCCAGGTCAGAGACAATAACATCGTACACATCTTTTACCGGCGACCGGCTGGCGGTGATCTGTACGTCGGTAGTTTCTTTAAGAGCCAAATGCAATGGTCCGTAGGTTTGTACCAGCACAAAATAATACTGCGCTCGCAAAAATCTAGCCTCTGCTACCCGAATGCCTTTTAGGGTTTCATCTAATTGAATGGTAGGAGCCCGATCAATTACTGTATTAGTAGTGTTAATAGCCCGGTAAAAATCATTCCAGAGATCCCGGATATAATCTACCTGCGCATTTAAATTAGGAGTATAATCGTTTACGAATTTATAATCGCCGTCGGCACCTTTGGTATAGGTATCGGTACCAAAAACCGTGAGCGTAAAACCGCGCTGGGTTCCGTACCAGGTCCGTAAGGGTTCGTACGATGCTTTTACTGCGTCTTCGAAACCCGTAGCGGTTGCATAATACTCCGGAGTAACACTGGATACTACTTTTTCGTCCAGAACATCCTTACAAGCTTGACTAAAAAAAGCCAGACTGCCTATTAGTAATAATATCTTCTTCATAAAATAAATGCTTTCTTTTAATTAAAACTTAGCGTTTAATCCAAACATAATCAGTCGGGCAGACGGCGTTCCGATGCTAATTAAGTTTGATTGTTCCCGGTCGTTGTTGCGCCCCCGGGCTTGTTCCGGATCCAGGTTATTGCCGTAATTGGAGAAAATAAAAGGATTTTGCGCACTGGCATAAACCCGTAAAGAGGCCATTTTTAATTTATTACTAATAGCCGTTGGAATGTTATATCCTAAACTAATATTTCTAATTTTAGTGAAAGAGCCGTCGAAATAAGACATAGTAGTGTTATACAATGGACGCTCCTGGTTCTGGTTTGGCCGTGGATAAGCATTGGTTGGGTTATTGGGGGTCCAGTAGTCTACGTCCATATTATTATAACGGCCCGCTAAAAAATTCAGGTTATTGTACAAATCGCTCTGAATCATACTTCCCTGGCGGGTGAAAATAAAGAAGGAGAAGTCAATGC
Proteins encoded in this region:
- a CDS encoding penicillin-binding protein 1A; this translates as MAEKQQRSIYQKIVNFLWRGFLVGLVFLVIYVVFVSVNFLYLFGSSPGLENLENPSSEIASELYTADGLLIGKYFTENRSPVSYGKISPILIKTLVATEDVRFYQHSGIDARALGSVFYFTLRGEKRGGSTITQQLAKNLYKTRTDDSRGALGHIPVLNTLISKTKEWTLAVQLERNYTKEEILTMYLNTVDFGSNSYGIKVASKTFFSTSPDSLKPEEAAMMVGLVNAPSRYSPKFNPKNALAKRNFVIDKMAKYRIVTKAAADSLKALPITLKYKIEKHYEGPATYFRGAVNDFVKKWCEEENKKAGYEKYDIYTSGLKIYTTIDSRMQALAEQAVEEKMRDLQKKFNRHWKGKNPWVDEKDNEIPNFIETIAQRTEYYHKLKRLYGKDQAKINELMNSPRKMTVFTWQGEKDTTLSPLDSLRYYKRYLHAGMMTMDPFTGQIKTWVGGINFKYFKYDHVRQAKRQAGSTFKPFVYLTALDNGYTPCDRIRDERITIKYVENGKPMEWQPNNVTRSYTGINMTLRQAMARSVNSVTAQLTEQVGWDRVAQYAHRLGITTPLQSVPSIGLGSGGDVSVYDMVSAYATFVNNGFRSDPMFVTRIEDRNGNVIHQFSPKQKKVISEETAFLMVHMLKGGMEEPGGTSQALWEYDLWKNGNEIGGKTGTTSNYSDGWYMGITKDLVSGVWVGGEDRSIHFRTSATGEGSKTALPIFGLFMEKLYKEKELGYKMGRFPKPTVKIRKNYYCPTPRYSAPKTDSVSTDQLLEKLNDSLPDDI
- a CDS encoding RagB/SusD family nutrient uptake outer membrane protein, giving the protein MKKILLLIGSLAFFSQACKDVLDEKVVSSVTPEYYATATGFEDAVKASYEPLRTWYGTQRGFTLTVFGTDTYTKGADGDYKFVNDYTPNLNAQVDYIRDLWNDFYRAINTTNTVIDRAPTIQLDETLKGIRVAEARFLRAQYYFVLVQTYGPLHLALKETTDVQITASRSPVKDVYDVIVSDLESAIAVLPAKQNDYGRATKPAAEHLLAKVLLTRASIPEAAKPDDNQRAADLAKGVISNYDFALLPRFASVFDQGNQQHSEVVWSVQYTQDLITNSTGNSGHLYFLMEYDAGHKGTMRDIANGRPFKRFKPTLYTLDLFDRTKDSRYDGSFKQVFYANNPATLAPGMKLGDTAIWVAPYDVPAEVKATKNYEIIDRTAVLAPGNYRYFPSLSKFLDPLRPSIQHEPGSRDFMVARLAETYLIAAEALYKVGNIEEAVQYINAVRRRAALPGKETAMEITADQLNIDFILDERARELLGEMDRWFDLVRTGTLIDRVKKYNPDGAPNIQPFHVLRPIPNDQIDRTEGGAASFPQNPGY
- a CDS encoding sugar phosphate isomerase/epimerase family protein encodes the protein MSVKVTRRQFISHLGFATVAVPIIVNSPQTFAAALAASGIKFGYSAITWGGNDVQAIKEISQLGFTGIQLRANTYPEYGQKPAELKKLLDEAKLELAMFSSGNANINTGNDEAEISKHVTHAKFVKALGGKYIQVTNSSRPKNGAPTEEDLVKYGKMLTEVGKRTQPLGIETTYHNHMHQLGETPEEVDVILKNTDPKYVSLLLDVAHYQQGGGDPAKAIRQYKNRLKALHIKDVRDKNAIDPSKPYQFVELGQGRVNFPGIFAALKEVNFKGYAIIELDAVPEKNRTPLESGQITRNYLKNQLKFNI
- a CDS encoding DUF6807 domain-containing protein; amino-acid sequence: MKQKKYFPLLPIGLFTILLVSVSFILKPQNPPKSKAQKFTLVADEKSKRVDVLVNGQPFTSYFYPDDLMKPVLYPIRTAKGTLITRGWPYDPRPGERVDHPHHVGLWFNYGDVNGLDFWNNSTAIEADKKNSYGTIKHRKVTKMTNGENQAELAVTMDWQKPDGTNLLREDTRFVFSGKGNDRYIDRITTLTALQEDVSFKDNKEGVIGLRLARELEHPSDKPEVFTDASGKATPVAKLNNEGVTGKYRSSEGKEGDAVWGTRGKWVNLTGKINQEPVSVVMLDNPQNVGFPTYWHARGYGLFAANPLGQKALSDGKEELNYKLPAGKSITFRHRLIVHSGSTLTDDQINAEYQKFAGKNSKM
- a CDS encoding SH3 domain-containing protein, which codes for MKKLLLSFVLIAQLGFAMADNKTPLMVVQVRNNNVKMFQQAGTSTPVIETVTTADRVELIRKWNTHWALVKVNDKVGYVLFSELTNLKAQPQSKALATR
- a CDS encoding 3-keto-disaccharide hydrolase, whose translation is MKKIEKCILTGFVVLSFWGTGLAQESASKSVAKNQPVNTLTATEKKQGWQLLFDGKTTNGWRGAHKEAFPTQGWQIENGELTVLQSDGAESRNGGDIVTNQQYGNFELTLEAKLTEGANSGVKYFVTEKEPAHPGSAIGLEYQILDDVRHPDAKMGKNGNRTIGSLYDLIPAKNKKAKPIGEWNQVRIVSKNNLVEHWLNGTKVVEYTRASPEYRALVAQSKYKDYPNFGEAAQGRILLQDHGNTVYYRNIKIRTL
- a CDS encoding Gfo/Idh/MocA family protein, whose protein sequence is MENHNENSRREFIKKAALGTLSVAAMGISAKSYGRIMGANDRVNVGIVGFSNRFKSSLVPSFLDHHKELNFDFVAVSDIWNRRRDEAEAYIKEKAGMKIKKYRNNDELYANKNIDAVIISTADFQHALMGVEAVKAGRDAYIEKPMAESMEDARAILKAVEESDRIVQIGSQRRSAPNYIAANEFIRSGKFGDITMVEMCWNVNQPGRWRVPLTKEIRKEDTDWDRFLMNRPKEAWDPRKYLEFRLFYPYSTGIPGQWMSHQIDTVHWFTGLEHPRSVSANGGIYMWKDGRKNADTMTAVFDYGPKDDMSKGFQVVFSSRFHNGAGGTKELYYSNGGMMNLDTNKITSEGGLTQKMADEMGMKANLLQEFTLPNAAKMETAANTGGDPMTSLHMRNWMECVRSRKTPNASVRAGYNHSVANQMTYAALTTGKKITFDDAKQDLTVS